Below is a genomic region from bacterium.
CGTCCTCGTAGTTGTAGCCCTCCCACGGCATGAACGCGACCAGGATGTTGTGCCCGAGCGCGAGCTCGCCTTGGTCGGTGCACGGCCCGTCGGCGATCACGTCGCCGACGCTGACCCGCTCCCCGACCTCGACGATCGGGCGCTGGTTGATGCACGTCCCCTGGTTGCTGCGCTGGAACTTGACCAGCCGGTACGTCCGTTCCTTGCCGCGGTCCGGCTTGATGACCACCGCGTCACCGGTGACGCTCGTGATCTCGCCGACCTCCCGCGCGACCACGACCGCGCCCGAGTCGACCGCCGAGCGGTGCTCCATCCCGGTACCGACGAGCGGGGCCTCGGTCCGCAACAACGGCACCGCCTGGCGCTGCATGTTCGAGCCCATCAGCGCGCGGTTCGCATCGTCGTGCTCCAGGAACGGGATCAATGCGGTCGCGACGCTCACCATCTGCTTCGGCGACACGTCCATGTAGTCGACCTCGTCGGCCGGCACCAGGACGTTCCCGCTGCCCCGTCGGGCGATCACGCGCGACTCGGTGAGCTTGCCCTCGGCGTTGATCTTCGCGTTCGCCTGGGCGATTGTATAGCGCTCCTCGTCGTCGGCGGTCAGATATTCGATCGAGCGCGTGACGCGGCCGTCACGCACCCTGCGGTAGGGCGTTTCGATGAATCCGTACGGGTTGACGCGGGCGAACGTCGCGAGCGACGAGATCAGGCCAATGTTCGGGCCTTCCGGTGTCTCGATCGGGCACATCCGCCCGTAGTGGGACGTGTGGACGTCGCGCACCTCGAACCCTGCGCGCTCCCGGCTCAACCCACCCGGGCCCAGGGCCGAGAGACGCCGCTTGTGAGTCAACTCCGCGAGCGGGTTCGTCTGGTCCATGAACTGCGAGAGCTGGCTCGACCCGAAGAACTCCTTGATCGCCGCCACGACCGGCCGGATGTTGATCAACACCTGCGGCGTGATCGCCCCCGCGTCCTGGATCGTCATCCGCTCCCGGATCACCCGCTCCATCCGGAGCATGCCGACCCGAAACTGGTTTTGCAGCAGCTCGCCGACGGATCGCACACGCCGGTTCCCAAGGTGGTCGATGTCGTCCGGCTTCCCCTGCCCGTTGTAGAGGGCGATCAGGTATCGAACGATCTCGGCGATGTCCCGCGGATGCAGGACCCGTGGCTGCGCGGACTCCTCCGGCGCCGGCTTGAACCCGAGCTTCTTGTCGAGCTTGTACCGGCCCACCCGCCCAAGGTCGTACCGGCGCGGGTCGAAGAACAGCGTGTTCAACAGGGTACGCGCGCTCTCGATCGTCGGCGGGTCGCCGGGACGCAGACGACGGTAGATCGCGAGCAGCGCGTCCTCCGGCGTCTTCGCCTCGTCCTTTTGGAGCGTTGCGGCGATCGCCTTGTCGTGGTCGTAGTACTTCGACACTTCATCGTCGGTGACGAGGGACAACTGTTCGCCTCGCCGGGCATCTTTCTGCTGGGAGATCGCGCGCAACAGGATCGTCACGGGCAGTTTCCGCGTCCGGTCGATCCGGACGTAGACGATCCCGTTGTTGTCCACCTCGAACTCCAGCCACGCCCCCCGGTGCGGGATCACCGTCGCGGTCGGCAACAGGTGGTTGTTCGTGTCGGGCGACAGGTTGTAGTAGACGCCCGGGGAACGCACGAGCTGGCTGACGACCACCCGCTCCGCCCCGTTGATGACGAACGTCCCCTGCTCCGTCATGAGCGGGAAGTCGCCCATGAACACTTCCTGCTCCTTGACCTCGCCGGTCTCCTTGATGACGAGGCGCACCTGCACCTTCAGGGCGGCGCTATAGTTGTAGTCGCGCTCCCGGCACTCATCGACCGAGTACTTGAGCTGCTCCAGCCGGTAGCCGTCGAACTCAAGCGGCAGGTCGCCGTGCTCGTCCTCCTGGACCGCCCGGGAGCGGCGCCGGCCCACGGCAAAGTGCAGCTCCAAGTTCCCGGTGAAGTCCTTGATCGGCGAGATCTCCTCAAAGACCTCACGGATACCCTGCCTGAGGAACCACTTGAACGAATCCCGCTGGATCTCGACCAGGTTCGGGACGTCGAGGACGTCGTGGATCTTGGCGAAGCTCACGCGGTTGCGCTTGCCCCGCTTGGTCACGCGGACCTCGCCCAGCCCCTTGACGGTCCGCAGGGACGCGTGCGACGCCGCGGGCGGCGGCGGCGCCTGGAACAACGCGACGGGCGCCCGCTCGGCCTTCGTATCCAGCAGGATCGTCCGTGCGAGACGGGGACGTGTCTTGGCGCCTTCGCGCTGCTGCGGTTGCTGGAGACGCGCGCGCGCGGCGTCTCTGGCGACGAAGCGCATCGCGCCCGTCTTGGCCCGCGTTCCCTTCTTACCGGCGGCAGTCTTGACTCTGGCCTTCGGCGATACGGCCTTTGCCTTCACGCTTTTCGCCTCCAGGTGAGCTTACAAAATGTCCGGGACAAGACGCACGCACATCACGCCCCGGAGACCGATCGTCCGCTGGGTGCCCCAGCATAGAGGTGGCGCAATACGTGGCATTATAGGAGTAAAATAAATATTACTCCTCGAACCCAAGCCAGTCAAGGGGGTCGACCGGCGCCCGCCGGGCGCCGCCGCCCCCTCCGCCCTTCGTTCCCAGCTCGGCTACTTGATCTCGACCGTGGCGCCGACCTCGGACAGCTTGGCCTTGATCGTCTCGGCCTCCTGCTTGCTGACCTTCTCCTTGACGGGCTTGGGCGCGCCGTCCACGAGGTCCTTCGCTTCCTTCAGCCCGAGCCCGGTCAGCTCGCGCACGACCTTGATCACCTGGATCTTCTTGTCACCGATCGCCGCGAGGATCGCGTCGAACTCTGTCTGCTCTTCGGTCGCCGCAGCGGCTGCCGCCGCACCCGGCGCCGCCGCAACCGCAACGATCGGGGCCGCGGCCGAAACGCCGAACTTCTCCTCGAGGACCTTGACCAGTTTCGACAGGTCCAGCGCGGACAGCCCCTCGATCTGCTCCACGATCTGTTCAATTGCTGCCATTCTTATCCCCTCCCGCTACGCGGTTTCCCTGTGACGCCTTCTTTACGTCCCTGACGCATCCCCCGCGGGCTTCTCCGGCGCCGTCTCGGCGCCGCCTCCCACCTCCGCCGGACCGGCCGCGTTGACCGGACCCGACGGATTGACCTCGCCGGCGGCATCGGCCGGGCTGGCTGCCTCCGCCTGGGCCACCGCTTCCGCCTGGGCGACCGCGTCGGCCGGACCCGCCGGTTCCGCTCCGCTCGCTGCTTCGGCCGGGCTCGCCGTTTCACGCTGCTTGCGCACGGCGTCGAGGACGGTCACCAACGCCCGCTGCGGTCCGGTGAGGACGGTGACGAGCCCGCGGAGCGGGGCCTGCATCGTCCCGAGCAGCTTGGCCACGAGCTCCAGCTTGGTCGGCAGCGTGGCCAGGCTCTGGATTCCTTCCGGACCCAGCGTTTGTCCCTCAACCACGCCGCCCTTGATCCCCAGTTTCCGATACTGCCGGATGAACTCCTGAAGGATCCTCGCCGGCGCGCCCGGTTCATCTCGCCCAAAGACCACGGCCGTCGGTCCGACGAGGTACGGCTCCAGGCCTCTCACACCAGCCTGATCAGCGGCCCGGTTGAGCAGGGTGTTCTTGGCAACCCGGTATTCGAGCGACGCCTCACGCAGCTTGGCCCGCAGCGCACCGATCTCGCTGACGGTGAGGCCACGATAGTCTGTCAGGATGACGACGGGCGAGTTCCGGAGCTGCTGCTCCAGATCCTGAACTTCGGCGACCTTCTCGGGTCTCGGTTGATCCATACGATCCTCCTGGCCGTGGCCGCGTGTGAAACGAAAGAGACTCCCGTAGACACGGAGTCTCCCAGTCGTGGGGGCCTCGGCGGGTGGCCTGAGGGCCTTTACGCGCGTCCCGCGCACCCGCTGTCTACGGCATGCTTATTCGGTTCGGTTGGCGGCACCGCGGTGAACCGGCACGCGCCGTCGGCATCATATCACCGCGGGTCCCGATGGTCAACCGCCGCCCGCGGAACGGTCCTGGCAATCCTACGCCGTGCTGGCCGTCTCGGTCGTCTCCGCCTTGGACGGGTCGACGCGGATCCCCGGCCCCATCGTCGACGAGAGGCTGACGCTCCGAAGGTATTGCCCCTTGCTGGCCGCGGGCTTGTTCCGAACCACCGCGTGCATCAGCGTCCCAAAGTTCTCGAGGAGCGCCTCGGTCGAGAACGACGCTTTCCCGAGCGGGAGATGCAGGATCCCGAACTTGTCCACCCGGTACTCGATCTTGCCGGCCTTGATCTCGCGAACCGCGCGGCCGACGTCGAACGTCACGGTCCCGGCCTTGGGATTCGGCATGACGCCGCGGGGACCGAGCACCCGCCCGAGCCGCCCCACGACGTTCATGACGTCGGGTGTGGCGACGGCGACATCGAACTCAAGCCATCCCCCCTGGATCTTCTCCGCGAACTCCTCCAGCCCCGCGTAGTCCGCGCCGGCCTCCTGGGCTTCCTTCACCTTGTCGCCCTTCGCAAACACCAGCACGCGGACAGATTTGCCCGTGCCGTGGGGCAGCACGACGGTGCCGCGGACCTGCTGGTCGGCCTGCTTGGGGTCGATTCCCAGCCGGACGTGCGCCTCGATCGTCTCATCGAACTTGGCGGTCGGCATCTGCTTCAGCAGCGCGACGGCCGACGGCGGATCGTACAGCCGTCCTTGTTCCACCAACTTGTTCGCCTCACGGTACCGCTTACTCTGTGCCATCTGTTCACCCTCCCTGTGTGGTCCGAGCGGACGCAACGTCCTCCCACTTGGCCCGTCCCGAGAGTTCTCCGTCACCCATGCGCGCTCTCGGGACCCCCGGGCCTCTCGCCGAACGCCTGCTACGCCACCTCGATGCCCATGCTTCTGGCCGTCCCCTCGATCATCCGCATCGCGGCGTCGATGTCCTTCGTGTTGAGGTCCGGCATCTTCGACTCGGCGATCTCCCGGATCTGCTGCCGGGTCACGCGGCCGGCTTTCTTCTTGTTGGGTTCGCCCGAGGCCTTCTCCAGACCCGCGGCCTTTTTGAGCAGGACGGACGCCGGCGGCGTCTTCGTGACGAACGTAAACGTGCGGTCCGCGAAAATCGTGATCTCCACGGGAACGATCGTGCCCGCCTGCCGGGCCGTCTTTTCGTTGTACGACTTGCAAAACTCCATGATGTTGACGCCGTGCTGCCCCAACGCGGGGCCGACCGGCGGCGCCGGCGTCGCCTTGCCGGCGGGAATCTGCAGTTTAACGATCGCGGAGACCTTCTTCATGATGCCTCCTAGCTCGCTCTGCCTACGCTAGATTTTCTCGACCTGCGCGAAGTCGAGCTCGACCGGCGTCTCTCGTCCGAAGATCGACACGAGCACGCGGACCTTCTCCTTCTCCGGGAGAATCTCGTCCACGACGCCGCTGAAGTCCATGAACGGACCGGAGTTGATCCGGACCGCGGACCCTTTTTGGTAGGTGATCCGGAACTTCGGCGTCTCGTCGCCGAGTTGCCGAAGGATCGCCTTGACCTCTTTGTCCTGGAGCGGCAGCGGTTTCGTGCCCGAGCCGACGAAGCCGGTCACCCCGGGGGTGTTCCGGACGACGTACCACGAGTCGTCGTCCATAGTCATCTCCACGAGCACGTAGCCCGGGAACACCTTCTTCTTGGCGATGCGGCGCTTGCCATCCTTGATCTCGATCTCGTCCTCCGTCGGGACGAGAATGCGGAAGATCTTCTCCTGCACGTTCATCGACTCGACGCGGCGCTCTAGGTTGGTTCGGACCTTGTTCTCGTACCCGGAGTAGGTGTGAATCACGTACCAGCGGGTGCCCGCCGCGGCCCGCGCGGCCTCAAGGGCGTCCTCGGTCCCCGGGGGCGTCTCGACCACGCCCTCGGGCGTCGCGACGTCTGCGGGTACGGACTGAGCGGGCGTCGGCGCGGGGGCCTCCAGTTCGCCTTCCGGCACGAGCACGCCCACCGGCGTTGCCTCGGGCGCCGGCTCCTGCGGCTCATCGCGGAACAGCTTTTGAATGATCGCCGCGGTGTCCGGCTTGGGCGCCTGCGGTCGGTTGCGATCGTCCGGCATGACTCGTACCCTCGTCAGTCAGGCTCTCAGCGGTTGAGGATCTGCTCGAAGATCTTTGCGAACACGAAGTCCCACCCGGCAAGATACAACGCGGTCACGATCAGCACGAAGACCACGACCACCGAGGACGCGATCAGCGTCTGACGATCCGGCCACGACACCCGTTTCAACTCCGCGCGAACGTCCAGCAGGAATCGTATCGCGACGTCGAAAACCTGCGGAACACGGCGGGCCTGTGACGCCTTAGGCCGCGTCGCCGCCCGGTCTCCGCTCGCCGTCCGGACGGGCTTGCCGATCGCCGGACCCGTTGTGCCGTCGCTCGCCCGTGCCATCGAATGTCCCCCAAACAAAAAAAGACTTCTTGCGAGGCGCCAATTTATTATAGCAGTCTCGCGGTCCCTGTCAACGCGTCCGCGCTCCAGGAAACGGGGCCAACCGAACAGCGCACGGGTCCTTGGAGTTGGGGTGACCGGGAGCACCCCCCGCACCGGAACACACCGACGGCGCGGAGCGCGCAGACCAGGGCGGGGGGAGAAGAACTGGCCCCTGGTGCCGCGCGTCCGCGCCGCCTAGGAGGACCGACACTCGAGTACGGGCCCCCTCACCTACTACTATCCCCACTATTGTGTGCGTCTAACCTCGGCCCCGTAACATTTCTTGGGTGCCGGCTCCGGCGCCTGACCGGAGATCTCCTGAATGGGACGCAAGTCTTGAAGGAACGCCCTACTCGGATCGCCGCGCCGGCATGACAGGGCGCTCGGCCGTGGAGGCAACCTCGTCAGGATGTGGGATTGTATGTGTAAGGCTACAAGGTGTATTTTTGTAAGAATTAGACGGGTGGGAATCGCCCGGTTCCATTTCGGGGTCTGCGGGTGTGGCCTATGGAGTCGTTGTTCGAAGAACAGGGAAAATGCCGAGCCTGTGGCTACCTCGGTCACCGGCCGACCAATCCTGTATTCGGCACAGAAATCCGCGAGGTGAGCGAGCCCCAGCGCGCTGGCAAAATCGACGTCCCCGTCGGGTCCACGCTGTCGTGCTACATGAAGGCCGCCGACCTCGAACAGGAGTACCTGCATCCTGCAACCCCGCAGACCGCGAGCGCCACCGTCAAAGCGATCCTCGACAAGAATCGCAAGTGCCTGAAATGGGATCCGTACATTCCCCAGTTCAGCCCCAAGGAACACTTCCACCTCCATCAGCAACAGCAGTTTGCGAGACAAATGGAGCGCAACCTGCGGACCTTCGAGGAACAACTGGAGCGGAGCAGGCGTAAGTTTGAAACCCAAATGCAGGTCGACACTCGACGCTTCCAAAGGAAGATCGCGCTCGTCACGGTCCTCCTGGCCGTGTTCGTCACGCTCGCGTACGCGCTGATGCCGATCGTCTATACGGTGCTCCTCAAGGCACGGATCGTGCGGGTGTTCGGCTTCTGACCGTCCAGCCACCGCCCACCGGGGTCCAGGTGGACACGCCGCGGCCGTCGGGTGCAACCGTAGGCCGCTTTTGCGCGTTTTAAGGGCATGGTAGTAGGTGGCGGTAGTGCGGCCGGTGGGGGGAAGAGTGTGACAGCACGCGTGGGCGTCCAAAAGTACACCGTGACACTCAAGTTGCACTTCGTGACCAAGGAAGATCGGCGTCAGATTGCCGAGGTGGCCTGGGCGGCGATCAAAGACGCGATCCGGTTCTATGGCCCCGATGTGCGAAGCGGCGAACTGGTGGATATCACGCCGGACGAACCGGCACCCACCAACAGGCTTCGCAAGGCATAGCGCCCCCGTTACTTCTCGATGTATGCGTCGCTGAACGCAGGGTACGTCGAGTAGTTGTACGTGACGCCCTGGATGTTCGAGCGGCGAACCCAGACGGACAGCTCGTCCATCATCGGCATCGCGACGGCCTGGTCGAGCAGCATGTGATCGAGCCGCGCGTAGAGCGCCGCTCGCTTCGCCGGGTCCAGCGCGCTGCGCCCGTCCGCAAGCAGCCGGTCCACGTCCGCGTTCGAGTAACACGACCAATTGAAATTGGTGCCGATGTTGGTCGAGGAGAAGAGCGCGTAGAGGGTGTCCGTATCGTTCGTGCGCAGGAAGATCGTGCCGAGGTTGTCCGCGCAGTGGAAGTTGTCCTGGGCGAAAGGCCCGAACGCCTGGCTCTTGATCTTAAGATCGATCCCGAGCTCCAAGAGTTGGGCCTGCACGGGTTCCACGTCGGGCAGGTCGCCGCCGCCGCTGTTGAGCGAGTTGAAGGTGAGGACGAGCGGCTTCCCGTCCTTTTGCCGGATGTGGTTGGGTCCCATCTTCCACCCCGCCTCGTCGAGGAGCTGCCCGGCCCTGCGCGGGTCGTACGGATAGTACGCACACGCGGCCTGGTCTTGCAGCAGCACGTGGCTCACAATACCGCATGCCGGCGACCCGAGACCGCGGTATACGGCGGCGATGATCGCCCGCCGGTTGATACCGTACATCACCGCTTGGCGCACCCGCACGTCGTCGGTCGGGGCGAGCCGGACATTGACGAGCCACAGGTACGCTGAGCCCGGAAACGGCCGTGTATCCTGCACGAGCCGCGGGTCTTTCCGCAACTCGGCGAGGATCTGGCCCCCGCCCGTCCCGTACCCGAGCACGTAGATCATCTGGGTTTCGCCCGACGATAGCGTGATCGCCCGGGTCTCGGCCTCCGGCACGATCTTCCAGACGATCCGGTCGAGATACGCCGGCCCTTGACGGCGGCTCCACGGCGCGCGGTGGCTGTACGCGGGGTTGCGGACAAACGTCACGTGGTCGTTCGTCACGTACTCGGCCACCGTGAACGGGCCGCTGCCCACCGGCCCCCGCTGCGTCTGCTGTGGCGTCTGCGCGGCCGTGGCCTTGGGCGACAGGATCGCGAGCGTGCCGCCGGCCACGTACGACAAGAACGGCGCGTACGGATCCTTGAAGCGCACCTGCACCGTGTGGTCGTCGACAACCGTCGACCCGGTGTATCCTACGAGGGCGTTCAGCGCGCCCCCCGCGCGAAAGTTGGGGTTCACGATCCGGTCGAGGTTCCACTTCACCGCGTCCGCGTCGAACGCGTGCCGTCGGAGAACCGCACGTCCTGCCGCAGGACGAACGTGAACGTCTTGCCGTCCGGCGAGATGCGGTAGCTCGTCGCGAGCCACGGGTTGAACTTACCGTCCGGGCTCTGGTAGAGGAGGCTCTCGAAGACGTTCAGGCTGCCGAGGAGGTACGTCGCCGCGGCCGCGGATGCGTGCGGGTCGAGCATCGTCGGATCCGCCTGCAGCCCGATCGTCACGGTCCCGCCGGTCACCGGCGCTCCGGTGGCTGCGACGCCGGAAAGAATCAGGGCCGCTACCACGGCGATCACTGCGACTGACCACCCGCCCGCGTGTGCTGTCTTACCGCTGCGTTGCGTCATGCACAAAGCCTCCCGGGGGGAAACTGCGTCAGTTAGGGCAACCGTTTCGATTTGTCGGAGTCGGTTCCTGCGCGCGTGTCCCGCAGCGGGGTGTCATGAGGTTTCCGGAACGTGTGGGGGACGCCGTGTTTGGTGAGCGACGGTGGGGTCCGTAGCTCGCCGACGCATCGGTAGACGGGACCAATGCCAACATTCCCGGCGCGCTTCTATTGGCTACCTGTGCTAGCGCCGCGAGCCGAACGTTGCTTCCACGATTGTGAGCCCGAGTTTGCTGACAATACTGGCGAATCGCACCAGACCATGTCAGCGGATCTTCGATTCGGGACGCTCGGATCAGGCTCCATCGCGAATGACGCGGCAGGAGT
It encodes:
- a CDS encoding ABC transporter substrate-binding protein — encoded protein: MTQRSGKTAHAGGWSVAVIAVVAALILSGVAATGAPVTGGTVTIGLQADPTMLDPHASAAAATYLLGSLNVFESLLYQSPDGKFNPWLATSYRISPDGKTFTFVLRQDVRFSDGTRSTRTR
- the rpoB gene encoding DNA-directed RNA polymerase subunit beta produces the protein MKAKAVSPKARVKTAAGKKGTRAKTGAMRFVARDAARARLQQPQQREGAKTRPRLARTILLDTKAERAPVALFQAPPPPAASHASLRTVKGLGEVRVTKRGKRNRVSFAKIHDVLDVPNLVEIQRDSFKWFLRQGIREVFEEISPIKDFTGNLELHFAVGRRRSRAVQEDEHGDLPLEFDGYRLEQLKYSVDECRERDYNYSAALKVQVRLVIKETGEVKEQEVFMGDFPLMTEQGTFVINGAERVVVSQLVRSPGVYYNLSPDTNNHLLPTATVIPHRGAWLEFEVDNNGIVYVRIDRTRKLPVTILLRAISQQKDARRGEQLSLVTDDEVSKYYDHDKAIAATLQKDEAKTPEDALLAIYRRLRPGDPPTIESARTLLNTLFFDPRRYDLGRVGRYKLDKKLGFKPAPEESAQPRVLHPRDIAEIVRYLIALYNGQGKPDDIDHLGNRRVRSVGELLQNQFRVGMLRMERVIRERMTIQDAGAITPQVLINIRPVVAAIKEFFGSSQLSQFMDQTNPLAELTHKRRLSALGPGGLSRERAGFEVRDVHTSHYGRMCPIETPEGPNIGLISSLATFARVNPYGFIETPYRRVRDGRVTRSIEYLTADDEERYTIAQANAKINAEGKLTESRVIARRGSGNVLVPADEVDYMDVSPKQMVSVATALIPFLEHDDANRALMGSNMQRQAVPLLRTEAPLVGTGMEHRSAVDSGAVVVAREVGEITSVTGDAVVIKPDRGKERTYRLVKFQRSNQGTCINQRPIVEVGERVSVGDVIADGPCTDQGELALGHNILVAFMPWEGYNYEDAILISERLVQKDLFTSIHIEEYEVEARDTKLGPEEITRDIPNVGEEALRDLDERGIVRIGAEVRSGDILVGKVTPKGETELTAEERLLRAIFGEKAREVRDTSLKVPHGEKGKVVAVKVFSREAGDELSPGVNQLVRVYVAQKRKITVGDKMAGRHGNKGVISKILPEEDMPYLPDGTPVDIVLNPLGVPSRMNVGQVLETHLGWAAELIGFHAETPVFDGPREDEIRELLSRAGQTEAGKRVEVDDTGKTRLYDGRTGESFAQEVTVGQIYMLKLLHLVEDKIHARSTGPYSLITQQPLGGKAQFGGQRFGEMEVWALEAYGAANTLQELLTVKSDDVVGRVKTYEAIVKGENIQEPGVPESFKVLVKELQSLCLDVKVLSEDQKEIELKEIEEDIAETARALGINLEGEEALVEEY
- the rplK gene encoding 50S ribosomal protein L11, which codes for MMKKVSAIVKLQIPAGKATPAPPVGPALGQHGVNIMEFCKSYNEKTARQAGTIVPVEITIFADRTFTFVTKTPPASVLLKKAAGLEKASGEPNKKKAGRVTRQQIREIAESKMPDLNTKDIDAAMRMIEGTARSMGIEVA
- the rplA gene encoding 50S ribosomal protein L1, whose translation is MAQSKRYREANKLVEQGRLYDPPSAVALLKQMPTAKFDETIEAHVRLGIDPKQADQQVRGTVVLPHGTGKSVRVLVFAKGDKVKEAQEAGADYAGLEEFAEKIQGGWLEFDVAVATPDVMNVVGRLGRVLGPRGVMPNPKAGTVTFDVGRAVREIKAGKIEYRVDKFGILHLPLGKASFSTEALLENFGTLMHAVVRNKPAASKGQYLRSVSLSSTMGPGIRVDPSKAETTETASTA
- the rplL gene encoding 50S ribosomal protein L7/L12, yielding MAAIEQIVEQIEGLSALDLSKLVKVLEEKFGVSAAAPIVAVAAAPGAAAAAAATEEQTEFDAILAAIGDKKIQVIKVVRELTGLGLKEAKDLVDGAPKPVKEKVSKQEAETIKAKLSEVGATVEIK
- a CDS encoding ABC transporter substrate-binding protein yields the protein MKWNLDRIVNPNFRAGGALNALVGYTGSTVVDDHTVQVRFKDPYAPFLSYVAGGTLAILSPKATAAQTPQQTQRGPVGSGPFTVAEYVTNDHVTFVRNPAYSHRAPWSRRQGPAYLDRIVWKIVPEAETRAITLSSGETQMIYVLGYGTGGGQILAELRKDPRLVQDTRPFPGSAYLWLVNVRLAPTDDVRVRQAVMYGINRRAIIAAVYRGLGSPACGIVSHVLLQDQAACAYYPYDPRRAGQLLDEAGWKMGPNHIRQKDGKPLVLTFNSLNSGGGDLPDVEPVQAQLLELGIDLKIKSQAFGPFAQDNFHCADNLGTIFLRTNDTDTLYALFSSTNIGTNFNWSCYSNADVDRLLADGRSALDPAKRAALYARLDHMLLDQAVAMPMMDELSVWVRRSNIQGVTYNYSTYPAFSDAYIEK
- the nusG gene encoding transcription termination/antitermination protein NusG, with product MIHTYSGYENKVRTNLERRVESMNVQEKIFRILVPTEDEIEIKDGKRRIAKKKVFPGYVLVEMTMDDDSWYVVRNTPGVTGFVGSGTKPLPLQDKEVKAILRQLGDETPKFRITYQKGSAVRINSGPFMDFSGVVDEILPEKEKVRVLVSIFGRETPVELDFAQVEKI
- the secE gene encoding preprotein translocase subunit SecE, which produces MARASDGTTGPAIGKPVRTASGDRAATRPKASQARRVPQVFDVAIRFLLDVRAELKRVSWPDRQTLIASSVVVVFVLIVTALYLAGWDFVFAKIFEQILNR
- the rplJ gene encoding 50S ribosomal protein L10 yields the protein MDQPRPEKVAEVQDLEQQLRNSPVVILTDYRGLTVSEIGALRAKLREASLEYRVAKNTLLNRAADQAGVRGLEPYLVGPTAVVFGRDEPGAPARILQEFIRQYRKLGIKGGVVEGQTLGPEGIQSLATLPTKLELVAKLLGTMQAPLRGLVTVLTGPQRALVTVLDAVRKQRETASPAEAASGAEPAGPADAVAQAEAVAQAEAASPADAAGEVNPSGPVNAAGPAEVGGGAETAPEKPAGDASGT